A stretch of DNA from Anaerolineae bacterium:
GCCTTTTCAGTGGCTTCTTCCCTATCTTTGGTAATCCAGGAAACATGTTCCCGAATGTTGGCTATCTCAAGATAATAGGGGTTAAGGCCGGCCGCCTCCAGAGCCCGCTGGAAAGTTATCTCATGCATCCTGGGAGTGCAGGAAGCCACCACAACCCGATTGATGCCCAGGTTGCGGATATCTTCCTGAATCAACAACTGGCCCGGTTCAGAGCACATATACTTATAGATCCGTGTTACTACCACCCCAGGAAGCTTGGAGGCCATCTCCGCCACAGCATTCACATCTACCGTGGCTGAAATATTAACCCCACATTCACAGACATAAACCCCAATTCGCAGCTTTTCCATAGCCAAACTCCTTATTTTGCTTTTAATTTCACCGGTGTAATGTGCCTGTGTAGACCCAGCACTTTCTCCGATAGACCGAAAGCCAGCCCTATGAGCTGGGGCAAATAAAGGACTGGAATGCGAACCCTTCGGCCCAGCAAAGCAGATACCTTATCCTGGTAAGCATCCAGATTCATATGGCACATCGGGCAAACGGTCACAATGCAATCCGCCCCCTCGCAAGCTGTCAGGATACTGCCTGTCATCGTCAGACCCACTTCAGGCTTTGTCATAAGGAGCGATGTTCCGCAACAGGAGGCTTCGTAAGAGTGGCGGTGAACCCTGACACCCAGGGCTTCCAGAATCGGAAGCATGGATGTGGGGCGGTGAGGGTTATCATATGGGCTGTAAGGGCGCACAGTCTGACAGCCATAGTAGGGGGCAACTGTCAGTCCCTCCAGCGAACGCTTTACCCTTGCCTTTATGGCTTCAGGCCCGAAGTCATTGGCCAGTACATCCAGAATGTGACGGACTGTCACCTTTCCCCGGTAAGTCAGGTTCTCTATCTCTAAAGCTTTGTTGACTTTATCCCGGAGCGCAAGGTCAGTGGCCAGGGTTATGAGAGTGCGGCGGAAATTAGTGTAACAGGCACTGCAAACAGTAAGGAGGTCCCGGCCATCAGCCTGCTCCTCTGCCAGTGCCAGGTTTCGGGCCGGAAGGACAAAGCCCAGAAGGTCGCTCATAACCGAAGCCACACTGGCCCCGCAACAGGTCCAGTCCTCCAGTTCTCTAACGTCCGCATCCAGAGCTTGAAGCACAGCCAGGGTGGAATCTTTGTATTCCAGCGCTGTTCCTTCCTGCGAACAACCAGGGTAAAAGAGATATCTCATCTTTTGCCCTCCAATTCAGCAACCCGAGCAAAAAGCCGGTCCAGGCGGCCTTCACCGCCCAGTTGGGGCAGCTCCAGGCGTATTTTCCCCCGTCTCAGCATCTTAAGGCCCAGGCCAGCGAAGCCCAAAGCCATTAGCGGATTGAAACTCAAGAAATAGCGGGCCATAAATTCCACCTCTCGCATCCGGCCGTAGCGCTGCATAACGGTGGAAAAGGCCCGGTAAAAGGCGCCACTCTGAGGGGAAGAGATGATGCCCCGCTCCAGCGCCAGCTCTTTCAGGCGGGTTATGGTTTCAGTAAGAGGGATGCCTCGTGGACAGCGGACATGGCATGTATAGCATAGGCTGCAGAGCCAGATGCTTCTGGAACGAAGCACCTCCTCAGCCATTCCCAACTGAACCAGCCGCCACATCCGGCGCGGAGAAAGATCCATCGCATTGATAGCCGGGCAAGAGGCAGAACATGTGCCACACTGGATGCAGGATAGCATTTTCTCCCAGCGCCCGGGGACGACTTTCTGAACAACTGCTCGGTCTAATACTGCAAGGTTAAGGGCTTCTTCCATGTTTTATTTCCCCCTATGGCTTTAGGACGGTGGCCAGATCGGCGGGGGTGACGCCAGGGCTTTCTACCCTCTGTTCGGAATAGAAGCGTGCTATAACCTCTTCCGCCTCTTCCACCCGCACCCCCACCAAGGCTTTCTCAAGTTCGGTTAATTTATCAGCCGGGTAAAAGAAAAAGTCGCCGGAAATAGACGCTTCGGCAATGACTCCTTCGTGGACTTCAACCGTAGCCCGGATCAGGCCACCGGGTGCTTTGTAGACCTTTTGCCACACTTCAACCCCGGAGCGGATTGTGACACCGCGCTCTGGCCGGGGTCTCCTTCGCAAATGCAACCACTCTTCGCTTAACATCCGTTCCCCCAAGCGGTCGGCCTCGGCTTGCCACTCAGGGTCAATTTCTCTTTCCACTTCCAGAGGTCCCAGAAGTTCAGAAAACTTCTCCGCCAGAAGGTTCCAGAGTTCATCCCTTGGCGGGATATATCCGAGCTCTCGCCTTATGGTCGTGAGGTTTTCCTGGAGGGTCTTGTAAACTTTATCCCTGAATTTCTCATCGGGCACCTTAAGAACCCGGACCATCATCTCGTAGTTAAAGTCCAGGATGAGGTTGCCCACAAAAACCACATAATCGCCTATCTCGGCTACACCTGTGCCTGAGATCTTGCGGTTGTGGGCTATAATGTCATTTACAGGCTTATATTCAGCGGGGATACCGATAGCCCTGTAGGTGGCGATGGGTGCCTGAAGGAACCGCCGGTAGAACTCCTCCCGACTTGCCGGGACCAGGGGATGGTCTTTCCTGATCACAAGCTGCCAGAAAAGCTGATCTCCATCCAGGTAAACCGCTCCTCCCCCTACTTCCCGCCGGAAAACAGGGATACCCTGCTCACGGCAGTAGGTCAGGTCCACATCCTGCTCGGCATCCTGAAAATAACCAATGCAAACGTAAGGGGAAGCAGGGGCGAGGAATATCAGCCCTTCCCGGTTCAGCCTCGGGAGGGCATGATATAGAAGCTGAGAATAATGCCATGGGACGGTCCCAAAGTAATAGAGCTTCATGTTTTTCACCTTTTGAGCACATCTTTGTACTTTTCGGCTTCGGCCTCAATAAAGGCTTTGAATTCGGGGGAATCGGCCCGCATCAGGTTAGCCAATTCAGCGGGGTTGGCCATTTCAATTTTCACCAGCCAGCCCCGGTCAAAGGGCGATTTGTTTATAAGATTCGGTTCCCATTCCAGCTCCTCATTGACCGCCACAATTTTCCCGCTAACGATGGCTGGGATGCGTCCCACCCATTTGCCGGATTCAATGGACATAAAAGTTTGTCCCTGGGTTACAGTTCTGCCAAGAGGGGGAATTTCCACGTAGACGATTTCCCTTGCCAACTTTTGACCGAAATCGGTGAGGCCCTGAGTGACCACATTCCCTTCAACTCGCCCCCAGCCATGCTTAGAGTCGTAATAGAGATCATCGGGGAACTCAAATCCCGCTATCTGCATGGCTCTCTCCTCGTTTTGGGCATGCATGACTTTTATACTACACACCAGAGCCTTTGTCAAGAAAAATAAGCTCAGGTTCGGGCACAAAATGGGAGGGAAAATCGTTTTGCTTCTGGACGAGTTTTCCGGCTTCAAAGGAGTTTTCATTGCTTCATGAGGGCCAAAAAGGTGTATAATTTTAAAGGCAAAAAACAGGGCGGAGGTTGGTCATGGTTTTCCCGGAAACTATCGTGGAAGAGGCTCTCAGAAAAATAAGGAAACATCTTGAAGAGGGTAATTGGGAAGCTGCTGTTGGGGTTCTGGAATCCCTCCGTCCTCCAGACCGGGCCGAAGTTATTTCGGAGCTTCCTCCAGAACACCAGGAAACAATCCTCCCCAAGATTGATGCGGGAATCTCCGCAGATATTTTAGAAGAACTTGAGGAGGAAGAAGCTCTCGCCATTGCTTCCCGCCTGAAACCCGAAGACCTGGCCCGTATCCTGGACAAAATGGAACCCGACGATGCTGCTGACCTGATAGGGGATCTGCCTCTGGACAAAGCTGCCGAAACTTTGAAAGCCATGAAGGAAACCGAAGAGGTAGTTCCGCTTCTCCGATATCCTGACGACACTGCCGGCGGCAGGATGATTCCAGTACCCATAACTCTTAACTCCGAAATGACCGTTCAGGAAGCTTTGAAGAAATTGCGCCTCTATGCCCCTGATTCGGATGTCATTTACTATCTCTTTGTGGTGGATAAAGACCTCAAGCTGGTGGGGGTTGTAAGCCTCCGTAAACTTATAACGGCTGGCCTCCACGAGCGCATTGAAGATTTGATGGACCGCAATGTAATCTATGTCAACCATTTTGCTGACCAGGAGGAATGCGCCAGACTCCTTTACCGTTATGAACTTCTGGCCCTCCCGGTGGTGGATGATGAAGGCCACCTTCTGGGAATGGTCACCGCCAACGAAGTGCTGGACGTTATGACGGAAGAGACCACGGAAGACATTCACCTAATGGGCGGTGCTGGGCCTCTGAAGGAACCCTACCTCAATGCAAAGATTTTACCCATTATCCGGAAGAGATTCATCTGGCTCCTGCTGCTTTTCATAGCCGAGCTTTATACAGGTAGCGTCCTCAGACATTTCCACCACGAGATAGAAAAGGTTGTGGCTCTTACTTACTTTATCCCCCTGCTTATCGGTACAGGCGGAAATGCAGGCTCTCAATCTGCCTCCACTATCATCAGAGCCATGGCTTTGGGGGAAGTGAAGTTCAAGGACTTCCTGAAAGTTCTCCTCAAAGAATTTATCATAGGATTTATTTTAGGGTTGGGGATCGGGCTGGCTGGCTTCTTGAGAGGCATGACCTGGGGATCTGGATTACTCCTTTCCATCACGGTAGGCCTTGCGCAAATGTGCATAATTGTATGGGCCAACATTGTGGGCGCTTTCTTCCCGATGGTGGCTGCCAGAATAGGATTGGACCCTGCAGTACTCTCGGCTCCTTTTGTGACCACCCTGGTAGATGGAACGGGCTTGCTTATGTACATGCTCATCGCTAAAATCATTATGGGAATTTGAGCTATGGAAAAGCAGAGGGCAGCCTTAGCCTCCGTTATTGGAGGGGGGAGTTTAACGCTCCTCAAACTTATTACAGGGCTCCTCACGGGCAGCCTGGGGATACTGTCGGAAGCTCTCCATTCCGGACTTGATTTTGTGGCCGCTTTGATGGCTTTCTTTGCTGTCAGAATAGCGGATAAGCCACCCGATAGAACCCATCACTACGGGCACTATAAAGCGGAAAGCCTCTCAGCTCTGGCGGAAACTTTCCTGCTTTTCCTGACCTCCGCATGGGTTATTCAAGAGGCCATCGCTCGTTTGAGGGGAAAAGATGTAGAGTTAAAGGTTACAGCCTATTCCATCGCCGTTATGGTCCTCTCAATAATAGTGGCCTCTTTCCTGAGCTTCATCCTCACCCGGACCGCTCAAAAGTACCAGAGCCAGGCCCTCAAAGCCGATGCTTTGCACTACACAAGCGATATCTTTAGCTCCACAGTGGTCCTGATGGGTTTGGTTATGGCTAAATTTGGAATGGAGTGGGCTGACTCCATCGCTGCTTTGGTGGTGGCTCTCCTGGTGATAATAGCCGGGATCCGCCTGAGCCTTGAAGCCATAAACACTTTAATGGATCGCACCCCTGAGGGCCTTGTGGAAAGAATATTTCAGCAGGCCCTTCTGGTTCCAGGGGTGCTGGCGGTGAAGAGAGTGCGAGCCCGGGGGGCTGGAAATAAAGTTTTCGTGGACATTGAAGTGGGGGTGAAAAGGAGCACTTCTTTAGAAGAAAGCCACGCCATTGCTCAGGAAGTAGAAGAAGCCATTCACTCCCTCGTCCCCGAAGGGGATGTGGTGGTCCATACTGAGCCGATCGTAGAGGAGAATGAAAGCGTTTACGATAAAGTTCAGGCCCTTGCTTCCCGGGCAGGAATAAGGGCTCACAGCCTCAGCTTTCACCACTATGGACCCCGTAGAGTTTTAGAAATGCACCTTGAGGTTCCCGCCAGCTGGCCCCTTGATTTAGCCCATCGGGAAATAACAAAACTGGAAGAAAAGCTGGCTGAAGAACTTGAGCCCGATACGGATATCATCACTCACATAGAACCTCAGATGGAAAACGAGGCCTCGTCCCAATTGCTCCCCCTTCCCAGCCGCAAGCTCCTGGAAAGGGCCATAGAAGAAATCGGAGGGCAGAACGTCTACAGTATTAGGATTCACAGGCACGGGGATAACTACCACATTTCATTAAATATGAGCGTTGATCCAGCAAAATCTGTAGAGGAAGCCCATCGCCTGGCTGAAGAGCTGGAGAAAAAGATAAGGGAAAAGTTCCCCTCCATAAGCCGGATAATAATCCATACTGAGCCCGGTGGAGGAAAAGAGGGATGAGAGCTCTGGTAACCGGAGGTGCAGGCTTCATCGGTTCCCATCTGGTGGATGAGCTTCTGGCCCGGGGTTATGAGGTGGTAGTCTTGGATGACTTTTCGCAGGGCAATGAAGCCAATCTGGCTCATAATTTCTCTAATCCCTCCTTTCGCCTGGTCAGGGGGGATGTGACTGACGCCCCTCTTGTAGAACGCCTCGTCAGAGAGAGCGATGTCATATACCACCTGGCAGCCGTTGTGGGGGTCTACTACGTACTTCAGGACCCCTTGAGGACGATAAAGGTTAATGTGTTGGGGACAGAACTGGTGCTGGAGTTCGCTCACCGCTACCGGAAAAGAGTTCTGGTGGCTTCTTCTTCTGAGGTTTACGGGAAAAGCCGTAAGAGGCTGCTTAAAGAGAGGGATAACGGTATCTTTGGCCCGCCCGAGGCCTCCAGATGGTGCTATGCCCTTTCAAAAAGTCTGGATGAGCACATGGCTCTGGCTTACTATCGCTTGGGTTTAGAAGTTTCAGTAGTCCGATACTTCAATGCCTATGGCCCTCGCCTCGATCCGAGGGGTTACGGAAGCGTTGTTGCTCGTTTCATCTCCCAGGCTCTTGATGGAATACCCATAACCGTTTACGGTGATGGCTCCCAGACCCGTTCCTTCACCTACGTTAGCGATACAGTGCGGGGGACAATCCTGGCCGCTACCTTGCCTCAGGCTCTGGGGAAAATCTTCAACATCGGCAATGGGAGGGAGATCTCAATCCTGGAGCTGGCTCGCCTTATAAAAGAAAAGGCAGGTTCTCAATCCCCCATCATCTTTGTGCCCTACGATAAAGCTTATGGCCCAGACTTTGAAGAGGCCCCAAGGCGCCGTCCCGATACCTCCCGGGCGGAAAAGTTGCTGGGATTCAAGGCAGAAGTCTCTCTGGAGGAAGGGCTGGAAAGGACCATAGAATGGTTTAAGGAGAGGACAGGATGAAAAGAAGCAAAGTAGGAGTTCTGTGTGAGAAAATCCTCGAAGCCGGGTGGCTGGTTGCTGCAATAGTGGTTCCCCTTTTCTTCAACATTTATTCCCAGCGGGTTTTCGAACCCGACAAGCTCAGCCTTCTCCGATCCATCGCCCTGGCAATGGTGGCGGTCTGGCTCATAAAGTTAGCTGATGAAGGTTTGCACCTGGATAAACCCTTTACCCGGTGGGTGCAAGAAACCCCCCTGGTCATCCCTGCTCTGCTCCTGGCAGGAGTTTACCTGCTGGCTACCGCCGCATCCATTTCACCCAGGATAAGCTTCTGGGGCTCATACCAGCGCCTCCAAGGCACATATACCACCCTTTCTTACATGGTCATTTTCTTTATCACTCTGTTGCACCTGAAGCGCCGGGAGCAGCTGGAGCGCCTTATAACCGTCATAGTCATCACCAGCATACCCATATCCATCTATGGAATAGTCCAGCATATGGGGAAAGACCCTCTGCCCTGGGGTGGGGATGTGACAGCTCGTGTCGCCTCTAACATGGGCAATGCTATCTTCGTTTCCGCCTACTTGATCATGGTCTTTTTCCTCACCTTGGAAAGAGTGATAAAGTCTATGGGACTTCTCCTGAGAGAAGAGGGGCCAAAAGGCACCATAGAAGCAATAGCTGGTGGGGTATACCTTTTCGCCCTTATCGCTCAGTTGATGTGTATATTCTTCAGCCAGAGCCGGGGTCCGTGGGTGGGGCTTCTGGGAGGCCTCTACGCCTTCATGCTGATCCTTTTTGTGGCGATGCGGAACCAGGCTGAGCCAGGGCTTCTGAAAAAGGAGGAAGTGGGGAAAGCCGCCCTTTTCTCCCTCGCCAGCATACCGGCAGGTATCTTACCGGCCTACGGAGTTATGGCTTTCCTGAGGAAAGGGTTCCGCTGGCTCTGGCTCAGCTGGGTTTTCCAAACTATTCTGGGAATCCTTTTCCTCATCGTTTTCAACCTACCCAATACCCCTCTGGAGCCTTTGAGGCAGTGGCCATACATAGGCCGGCTGGGGCAGGTTTTTGAAATAGGAGGAGGCACCGGCAAAGTTAGAGTTCTCATCTGGGAAGGAGCAGTCAAACTCATCCTG
This window harbors:
- a CDS encoding 4Fe-4S dicluster domain-containing protein, whose amino-acid sequence is MEEALNLAVLDRAVVQKVVPGRWEKMLSCIQCGTCSASCPAINAMDLSPRRMWRLVQLGMAEEVLRSRSIWLCSLCYTCHVRCPRGIPLTETITRLKELALERGIISSPQSGAFYRAFSTVMQRYGRMREVEFMARYFLSFNPLMALGFAGLGLKMLRRGKIRLELPQLGGEGRLDRLFARVAELEGKR
- a CDS encoding lipoate--protein ligase, translating into MKLYYFGTVPWHYSQLLYHALPRLNREGLIFLAPASPYVCIGYFQDAEQDVDLTYCREQGIPVFRREVGGGAVYLDGDQLFWQLVIRKDHPLVPASREEFYRRFLQAPIATYRAIGIPAEYKPVNDIIAHNRKISGTGVAEIGDYVVFVGNLILDFNYEMMVRVLKVPDEKFRDKVYKTLQENLTTIRRELGYIPPRDELWNLLAEKFSELLGPLEVEREIDPEWQAEADRLGERMLSEEWLHLRRRPRPERGVTIRSGVEVWQKVYKAPGGLIRATVEVHEGVIAEASISGDFFFYPADKLTELEKALVGVRVEEAEEVIARFYSEQRVESPGVTPADLATVLKP
- a CDS encoding glycine cleavage system protein H codes for the protein MQIAGFEFPDDLYYDSKHGWGRVEGNVVTQGLTDFGQKLAREIVYVEIPPLGRTVTQGQTFMSIESGKWVGRIPAIVSGKIVAVNEELEWEPNLINKSPFDRGWLVKIEMANPAELANLMRADSPEFKAFIEAEAEKYKDVLKR
- the mgtE gene encoding magnesium transporter, whose protein sequence is MVFPETIVEEALRKIRKHLEEGNWEAAVGVLESLRPPDRAEVISELPPEHQETILPKIDAGISADILEELEEEEALAIASRLKPEDLARILDKMEPDDAADLIGDLPLDKAAETLKAMKETEEVVPLLRYPDDTAGGRMIPVPITLNSEMTVQEALKKLRLYAPDSDVIYYLFVVDKDLKLVGVVSLRKLITAGLHERIEDLMDRNVIYVNHFADQEECARLLYRYELLALPVVDDEGHLLGMVTANEVLDVMTEETTEDIHLMGGAGPLKEPYLNAKILPIIRKRFIWLLLLFIAELYTGSVLRHFHHEIEKVVALTYFIPLLIGTGGNAGSQSASTIIRAMALGEVKFKDFLKVLLKEFIIGFILGLGIGLAGFLRGMTWGSGLLLSITVGLAQMCIIVWANIVGAFFPMVAARIGLDPAVLSAPFVTTLVDGTGLLMYMLIAKIIMGI
- a CDS encoding cation-efflux pump, translating into MEKQRAALASVIGGGSLTLLKLITGLLTGSLGILSEALHSGLDFVAALMAFFAVRIADKPPDRTHHYGHYKAESLSALAETFLLFLTSAWVIQEAIARLRGKDVELKVTAYSIAVMVLSIIVASFLSFILTRTAQKYQSQALKADALHYTSDIFSSTVVLMGLVMAKFGMEWADSIAALVVALLVIIAGIRLSLEAINTLMDRTPEGLVERIFQQALLVPGVLAVKRVRARGAGNKVFVDIEVGVKRSTSLEESHAIAQEVEEAIHSLVPEGDVVVHTEPIVEENESVYDKVQALASRAGIRAHSLSFHHYGPRRVLEMHLEVPASWPLDLAHREITKLEEKLAEELEPDTDIITHIEPQMENEASSQLLPLPSRKLLERAIEEIGGQNVYSIRIHRHGDNYHISLNMSVDPAKSVEEAHRLAEELEKKIREKFPSISRIIIHTEPGGGKEG
- a CDS encoding GDP-mannose 4,6-dehydratase; this encodes MRALVTGGAGFIGSHLVDELLARGYEVVVLDDFSQGNEANLAHNFSNPSFRLVRGDVTDAPLVERLVRESDVIYHLAAVVGVYYVLQDPLRTIKVNVLGTELVLEFAHRYRKRVLVASSSEVYGKSRKRLLKERDNGIFGPPEASRWCYALSKSLDEHMALAYYRLGLEVSVVRYFNAYGPRLDPRGYGSVVARFISQALDGIPITVYGDGSQTRSFTYVSDTVRGTILAATLPQALGKIFNIGNGREISILELARLIKEKAGSQSPIIFVPYDKAYGPDFEEAPRRRPDTSRAEKLLGFKAEVSLEEGLERTIEWFKERTG
- a CDS encoding CoB--CoM heterodisulfide reductase iron-sulfur subunit B family protein, producing the protein MRYLFYPGCSQEGTALEYKDSTLAVLQALDADVRELEDWTCCGASVASVMSDLLGFVLPARNLALAEEQADGRDLLTVCSACYTNFRRTLITLATDLALRDKVNKALEIENLTYRGKVTVRHILDVLANDFGPEAIKARVKRSLEGLTVAPYYGCQTVRPYSPYDNPHRPTSMLPILEALGVRVHRHSYEASCCGTSLLMTKPEVGLTMTGSILTACEGADCIVTVCPMCHMNLDAYQDKVSALLGRRVRIPVLYLPQLIGLAFGLSEKVLGLHRHITPVKLKAK